The genomic region TATTTTAAAGCCTGAAGACATTGAGAAAATGGCAAAGGACAGAGTAGTATTTGCCCTTGCCAATCCAGACCCTGAGATAGCACCGGAGCTTGCAATGCCCCTTGTCCGAATAATGGCAACAGGAAGGTCTGACTATCCCAATCAGATTAACAATGTTCTTGCTTTTCCAGGATTATTCAAAGGGTTACTTGAAGTCCGTGCAAAGGGAGTTGAAAAGGAAATATTTTTTGCAGCAGCCAGTGCCATTGCAAACATAATTAAAGATGAAGAGTTGAACGAAGACTACATAATTCCAAGCATATTTAACAAAAAGGTTGCTCAGGCAGTATCCCATGCAGTGGCAGAAAAGGCTAAAAAGCTTGGATTAGCGAGATAGATGTTGAAATTTTTTAAAAATTTTTAATATCATCATTAAAACTTAAAAAAGGAGGGGCAAAATGAAACGAGCAGGTTTAATGATTTTGGTATTAAGCTTGATTTTTTTATTTGTAGCTCAGGCTTTTTCTGCTGATGTGATCAGATTTGGCGCAGCTCTGTCTCTTACAGGAAAACTTGCAAAAGAAGGAAATCTTGTAAAAAACGGTTACGAACTGTGGAAAGAAACTGTAAACAAAAAGGGAGGAATACGAGTAGGAAATAAGTATTATAAGGTTGATATTAAATATTACGATGACGAAAGTGATCCAAACAGAGCAGCAAAGCTTGTGGAAAAACTCATAACCGAAGATGGCATCAAACTCATTTTAGGTCCATACGGCAGTGAATCAGTTTTTTCAACATCTGCGATTACTGAGAAATACGGAGCTTTAATGGTTCAGGGAGGTGCTGCTGCAGACAAACTTTACACAAGAGGCTTTAAAAATCTATTTGGAATTTATACAGTAGCCACTGAATACATGGATGATACTTTAAAAATGCTAAGGAATAAAACTCCTAAACCAAATACTGTTGCAATTGTTTATTCAAACGACCTTTTCTCCACACAGGTTGCACAAGGTGCATATGCTTCAGCTCAGAAATATGGTTATAAAGTAGTATATTACAAGGACTATCCAAAGGGAACACAGGATTTATCAACAGTTATTGTGGAAATTAAAGCTAAAAATCCTGATATTCTAATAGGATGTGGACATTTCCAAGATACTGTTGTAATAGTTAAACAAAGTAAAGATTATAAATTAAATCCAAAGGCAATTGCCTTTTCAGTTGGTCCAACTTTACCAGATTTTATAACAGCACTTAAAGGTGATGCTGAATACATTTTTGGTTCAGCTCAATGGACTCCAACCTTGAAATATAAGGATCCTGTTTTTGGTTCAAATGCAAATTTTGTAAAAGCCTTTAAAGCAAAATTTGGCGTGGAACCAAATTATCATGCTGCTGGTGGTGCTGCTGCTGCAGTTATATTCCAGAGAGCTATTGAAAAGGCTGGCAGTTTCACAGATATAAACAGAATAAGACAAGCCCTTGCCAGCTTTAATGAAGAAACACTCTTTGGAAAAATCAGATTTGATGCAACAGGAAAAGTTGTTGGTAAAGGAATGCCTGTTATCCAGATACTGAGAGGGCA from Thermodesulfovibrio sp. 3907-1M harbors:
- a CDS encoding amino acid ABC transporter substrate-binding protein, which encodes MKRAGLMILVLSLIFLFVAQAFSADVIRFGAALSLTGKLAKEGNLVKNGYELWKETVNKKGGIRVGNKYYKVDIKYYDDESDPNRAAKLVEKLITEDGIKLILGPYGSESVFSTSAITEKYGALMVQGGAAADKLYTRGFKNLFGIYTVATEYMDDTLKMLRNKTPKPNTVAIVYSNDLFSTQVAQGAYASAQKYGYKVVYYKDYPKGTQDLSTVIVEIKAKNPDILIGCGHFQDTVVIVKQSKDYKLNPKAIAFSVGPTLPDFITALKGDAEYIFGSAQWTPTLKYKDPVFGSNANFVKAFKAKFGVEPNYHAAGGAAAAVIFQRAIEKAGSFTDINRIRQALASFNEETLFGKIRFDATGKVVGKGMPVIQILRGQQKTVYPEAAAEAKPVYPKPAWR